The sequence CGTTTCCATCCCAATGATGACACGCGTTCCTTCGGGCAGTGTAATGCCTGCCAATTGGGCGATGAACTGTGGGCTTTTCCCAACAATTTTCGGATTCACTTTCCCCGGAATAGGCGAAACGACTTTTTCCATGATGCGCTTTTCTTCATCTGATAAAATATAGGCACCATTTTTCTTTAATTCACGGGTAACAAGCTCGACAACATTACGATCCACTACCATTGCTTGTTCTGTTGCACAAATGGTTCCATAATCGAACGATTTACTGTCGATAATATCCTTCACTGCTTTTTCAATTTTGGCAGAGCGTTCAATATAAACAGGAACGTTGCCGGGACCAACTCCATATGCAGGTTTCCCAGAGCTATATGCAGCCTTTACTAACGCACTACCACCCGTCGCTAAAATTAAATTCACATCGGGATGCGTCATCAATTGTTGCGTCGCGCCCATCGAAGCCATTGTTAAACACTGGATCAACCCTTTTGGCGCTCCCGCCGCTACTGCCGCTGCATCACAAACCTTCAATGCTTCATGTGTACATTGGACTGCGTATGGATGCGGACTCACGACAATCGAATTTCTTGTTTTTAAGGCGATTAAGGTTTTAAAATAGGCCGTCGACGTTGGGTTTGTTGTTGGAATAATAGCTGCCACTACACCAAAAGGAGCCGCTATCTCCACCACTTTTTTTACTTTGTCTTCCCCAATCACACCGACTGTTTTCAAATCCTTGATGCTTTCATAAACATCTCTTGAGCCAACTTCATTTTTAATCGTTTTATGGGCAGCCACACCCATTCCTGTTTCTTCTACTGCCATCTTGCCAAGTCGCTCTGACTGTTCAAAAGCTGCATCCGCAACTGCCTTCACAATCCGATCCACTTGCTCTTGTGTAAAACTCATATAAGCTAATTGCGCTTCTTTTGCCGTTTGCACAGCTGTACGCATTTCCTGGAGAGCTAATAAATCAGCATCTATTGCTGTTACCATTGCACTCCCTCCTTTCTTAATAATCTAATGGTCGATTTGCCATATTCATAATAGCTTCTCGAAACGCATCTGCCGCCGCCTTACAAGAAGACTGACTGCCTGTTAATAATCCGCCACCAAAATTTGTTTCAGACGGTGGGGCAAAGAATTCACAGACGCTAACATCCGCCGCCTTTAATGCCGCATCCAGTCCTACAATTGCTTCGATAGGTGGAGCAATCAAGTACGCAAGCGATTGTCCTGTCGCAACACCGGCTACCTCTGCTAAATAGTGACCACAACTTGAAATCGTATGGGCAAACAATGCATGATTGTCATCATCATTAATCGCTTCAAAGTAAGCCGTACTGTGAACTGTTGTCCGAATTGAATCCAGGCCACTCTTCACTTCGTCCGGAGAAGAACCAGCTATGATACCGATAAATTCTCCCGAAAGTGGACCTGACGCATGTGCTGATCCTGCGTAAAAGCTCTTCGCGTAGACCACTTCAACATCCGCATCTTTTGTCGCCTGATCGGCGGCTGTATAACCAACGTCATCAATCGTCGTTGTAAATAATCCTAAACTCCGCTGATGCGATTTTAAATTGAACTTCGCTGCTAACCCAGCATCTACATTAGGGATCACTTGCATAGACAAAATTTCCGCATGAATTTTCTTCATGACATCTGCACGCCTCCTATCCTTCCTTCTTCACGAGTGAAACGCCACTTGCTTCATACTTCAATATCTTTTGAATCACTGTTCCTAAATAGGCACCCGCTTCAACAGGAGGAATACCACCTTTATGAATATTGGAAACAACCATGCGATCCGCTTCAATCGTTCCAATACGCGGCTTGTAGCATATATAAGCACTGAGTGACTCAGCTGAAACGAGTCCAGGACGTTCACCTATTAAGATAATGACGATATCCGGCTGCAGAATTTCTCCAATTTCATCCATCAAAGCAACTCTGCCTTTATCGACATAAAAACTCGTACCTACTTCAATGTTCAAGTTGGCTAATGATTGCTTTAAAGAAAGATAGACGTCTTCCAAATTCTCTTCAATGGCAATTGCACTTAAACCATTCGAAGCAACGATTTGAACGGTCGGAGCATGCTCGCATTTTGCTTTCACTGTCGTCTTGGAGTCATCCGATAGACGTCTTCCTAAGTCCGGACGTCTAATATACTCTTCCTTGTCCTGTACTTTTGAGTGAACTTGGAAGAAATCTAAACGATCCAAAATTTCAGTTGGCACCTCACCATATACTGCGTCTACAGCTGCCGCGTGGTCATAACGAAATTGCAGCCACGTATTCGTTTTAGGCCTTGAGCCAGCTCTTCCAACTGCAATTCGAGCAGGTGTTTTTTTACGGAGCTCTGCTAAATAAGCTTCTTTTTTGTCATCATCTACTGAAGGATCCGCTTTACTAACCTTCGCCTTTACTAGGTTAGACTTCTTTTCCTCAGCAACTGTACTGAAAAACTTCACTTCTCCAGAAGGTGTTTCACGTATTTTTTCTTCGCTCAGACTATTTCCTACTGGT comes from Sporosarcina sp. FSL K6-3457 and encodes:
- a CDS encoding aldehyde dehydrogenase family protein, with the protein product MVTAIDADLLALQEMRTAVQTAKEAQLAYMSFTQEQVDRIVKAVADAAFEQSERLGKMAVEETGMGVAAHKTIKNEVGSRDVYESIKDLKTVGVIGEDKVKKVVEIAAPFGVVAAIIPTTNPTSTAYFKTLIALKTRNSIVVSPHPYAVQCTHEALKVCDAAAVAAGAPKGLIQCLTMASMGATQQLMTHPDVNLILATGGSALVKAAYSSGKPAYGVGPGNVPVYIERSAKIEKAVKDIIDSKSFDYGTICATEQAMVVDRNVVELVTRELKKNGAYILSDEEKRIMEKVVSPIPGKVNPKIVGKSPQFIAQLAGITLPEGTRVIIGMETKVGKDIPFSLEKLSPVFAMYVASDVNHAKELCLSLLNLGGRGHSLSIHTETDAIAREFAVDMPVSRILVNTMSSVGAVGGTTGLMPSMTLGCGSFGGNITSDNVTAKHLLNTKRMAYGIKEVQLPQHTANTNDVTEQVVSQVLKSMDSSDAINPEMVKDLVNEIVKKLSN
- the eutL gene encoding ethanolamine utilization microcompartment protein EutL; amino-acid sequence: MKKIHAEILSMQVIPNVDAGLAAKFNLKSHQRSLGLFTTTIDDVGYTAADQATKDADVEVVYAKSFYAGSAHASGPLSGEFIGIIAGSSPDEVKSGLDSIRTTVHSTAYFEAINDDDNHALFAHTISSCGHYLAEVAGVATGQSLAYLIAPPIEAIVGLDAALKAADVSVCEFFAPPSETNFGGGLLTGSQSSCKAAADAFREAIMNMANRPLDY
- the eutC gene encoding ethanolamine ammonia-lyase subunit EutC codes for the protein MDEQLIQQITKLVVEKLQTNQLTPSSYESNKEPLVNLFQHTPVGNSLSEEKIRETPSGEVKFFSTVAEEKKSNLVKAKVSKADPSVDDDKKEAYLAELRKKTPARIAVGRAGSRPKTNTWLQFRYDHAAAVDAVYGEVPTEILDRLDFFQVHSKVQDKEEYIRRPDLGRRLSDDSKTTVKAKCEHAPTVQIVASNGLSAIAIEENLEDVYLSLKQSLANLNIEVGTSFYVDKGRVALMDEIGEILQPDIVIILIGERPGLVSAESLSAYICYKPRIGTIEADRMVVSNIHKGGIPPVEAGAYLGTVIQKILKYEASGVSLVKKEG